GAAGTCTTACGAATAATGTCTTTAATGACCGTTCGTAAATCTTTAATATCGACCTCTTTAGCCGTAACCTCTCCTGAACGACTTTCATCACGATCAAGGGCTTTAATATTGTTAGGACGAATCGTAGCAAAGATTAAACCATCTGTGATAATCTTTTTCTCAAAAGCTTTACCAGAGTATATTGGACGAGTAAATACAATGTTCTCTCCGGTCTCTTCGATATCTACCGCATCTGAAATGAGACCGGTTTCAATTTTGCTTGCAAGTTTTGGAGTTACGTCTTTCCCAATCGCCGTATGCCCCATCACGATTCCTTCAGGTTTCTCGTCATCAATAACAGCCATAAGTGCTTGGCTATATCCTTCTGACGTATAAGATTTTAGCTGGTCACTTTGAACAGTTACAACTCGATCTGCTCCGTAATAAACCAGTTCTTTCCCCATTTCTGTTAAGTCATCTGAACCACATAATACCCCTACAATTTCTCCGCCATCACTCATCGTTTTAGCCGCTGCAATGGCTTCAAATGAAACGTTACGTAATGCCCCTTCACGAACTTCTCCAATTACTAGTACTTTGCGACTCATAAAGATTCCCCTTTCGTTGACAATCGATTTATAGTACTTTCGCTTCGTTTTGTAATAATGAAACAAGTTCTTTCACTTGATCGTCGATCTCACCTTCTAATACTTTACCAGCTTCTTTTTCAGGTGGAAGATAAATTTCGATCGTTTTTGTTTTTGCTTCTACATCATCTTCTTCAAGATCTAAATCATCTAATTCTAACTCTTCTAAAGGCTTTTTCTTCGCCTTCATAATACCAGGTAAAGAAGGATACCTTGGTTCATTTAAGCCTTGTTGACAAGTTACAAGTAACGGTAGAGATGTTTCTAGCTTTTCAACATCCCCTTCTACATCTCGCTCGATTTGAGCTTTGTCGCCATCCACAGTAATTCCTGTAATCGTTGTGGCACAAGAGAAATTCAAACGCTCAGCCAAACGTGGGCCTACCTGACCACTTGCTTCATCAATCGCAACGTTTCCTGCTAGAATAAGATCTGCTTCTTTATCTTTAAAGAAAGCTTCCAGAATCTTCACCGTTGTATATTGGTCTCCTTCTTCAAGATCTTCTTCTGTATTAATAAGGACGGCTTGGTCTGCTCCCATCGCTAGTGCTGTGCGAAGTTGCTTTTCAGACTCTTCTTCACCAATCGTAACGACTGTAACTTCCCCGCCGTGTTCATCCCTC
The nucleotide sequence above comes from Pontibacillus chungwhensis. Encoded proteins:
- a CDS encoding electron transfer flavoprotein subunit alpha/FixB family protein — translated: MSRKVLVIGEVREGALRNVSFEAIAAAKTMSDGGEIVGVLCGSDDLTEMGKELVYYGADRVVTVQSDQLKSYTSEGYSQALMAVIDDEKPEGIVMGHTAIGKDVTPKLASKIETGLISDAVDIEETGENIVFTRPIYSGKAFEKKIITDGLIFATIRPNNIKALDRDESRSGEVTAKEVDIKDLRTVIKDIIRKTSEGVDLSEANVIIAGGRGVKSEDGFKPLEELAEVLGGAVGASRGACDAEYCDYSLQIGQTGKVVTPDLYIACGISGAIQHLAGMSNSKVIVAINKDPEANIFNVADYGIVGDLFDVVPKLTEEIKQIKVNA
- a CDS encoding electron transfer flavoprotein subunit beta/FixA family protein, which translates into the protein MNIYVLMKRTFDTEEKIQIDGGRIEEEGAEFIINPYDEYAIEEAIQLRDEHGGEVTVVTIGEEESEKQLRTALAMGADQAVLINTEEDLEEGDQYTTVKILEAFFKDKEADLILAGNVAIDEASGQVGPRLAERLNFSCATTITGITVDGDKAQIERDVEGDVEKLETSLPLLVTCQQGLNEPRYPSLPGIMKAKKKPLEELELDDLDLEEDDVEAKTKTIEIYLPPEKEAGKVLEGEIDDQVKELVSLLQNEAKVL